One region of Vigna angularis cultivar LongXiaoDou No.4 chromosome 10, ASM1680809v1, whole genome shotgun sequence genomic DNA includes:
- the LOC108335395 gene encoding uncharacterized protein LOC108335395: MHLNKPLCSAVNSSMKHRSPPLCSFSGEPPPRSLTRRTCGFSSVPIPPNLNSPSSAAAFPTLLRREGPGCHFCSWAAGGVSHSAASPSLNSKNIAAPESVKLKKIKKGLKETRQRMRL; encoded by the exons ATGCATCTCAACAAGCCGCTGTGTTCTGCGGTGAACAGCTCCATGAAGCACCGATCGCCGCCCTTGTGTTCTTTCTCCGGGGAGCCTCCGCCAAGAAGCTTAACCAGGAGGACCTGCGGCTTCTCTTCCGTCCCCATTCCGCCCAACCTCAACTCCCCGTCCTCCGCGGCTGCGTTTCCAACCCTTCTCCGAAGAGAGGGTCCCGGCTGCCACTTCTGCAGTTGGGCGGCAGGAGGAGTGTCTCATTCCGCAGCTTCGCCGAGTTTGAACTCTAAGAATATTGCCGCCCCTGAATCAGTG AAactaaaaaagataaagaaaggATTGAAAGAGACTAGACAACGGATGAGATTATGA